The DNA sequence CCGAGGAGCAGCTCCAGGAGGTCGCCGGGGCCTTCGGTCTGCACCCCCTCGCCGTGGAGGACCGAGGTCTTCTCCCCGGACCGCCCGGTGGACGCCGGGCGGATCTACCAGCTCAAGCGCGAGCTCCTCGAATTCAAGCGAGCCGTGATGCCCCTCGCCGGCCCCTGCACCGACTCGGCGAAGGCGCGGTTCCCGGGATTCCGGCGAAGGTCGCCACGTACTTCCGGGACGTGGCCGCGCGCTGCGCCGCAACAAATGGCTCTAGCGATCCGGCCGGCGCGGGGGTGGGCAGCCGCCACCATGACTTGTCCATGATCGAAGGGCCGGGAGCTCCCGAAAGTTGTGCCGACGCGCCGCCCGCCCCGTACACGATGGCCGGTCTGGCGGGCGATCTGGCAGGACTGATGGACCACTTGGGCATCCGCCGCGCGGCGGTGGTCGGCTATTCGCTCGGCAGCTTCACCGCGGAGCTTCGCGCGCGTACCCGTCCCGACCTGGTCGGTGCACTGGTGCTGATGGCGGGGGCCGGCCCCCTGACGGGCGTGGTCGACGCGGTCATCGACGCGGAGGCGGAGCTGGTCGGCCTGTTGGGGCACTTGCCACCCGCGTTCGCTGCGTTGCAGACGCTGCAGACGTTGCCGAGCACGCTGCCGCCGCTGGTGCTGCGCGACGACGCCGGGGAGGTCGCCGCGTGGCGGGAGCTGCTGGGTGGGCAGGAAGCGGTATGGGCGTCGCGGCCGGAGAAGCAGGGCAGGCCGCGGCTTCCCACGTCTGGCTCCGCGATGCGGACCGCATGGCTGTCCTCGCGGGGATCCGAGCCCGCACGCTGGCGGTGGCGTTCGAGCACGACCTGTACTTCCGCCCTGGACGGGCGCCGAAGCCGTCCGGCTGCTGCCGCGCGGGGAACCGGCGGTCGTCGAGGGCGCGGCGCAGGGCGGCGTGCTGACTCACGCGGGGGCGACCGCCGAGGTCCTCCTGCAGTTCCTGGAGAGGGCCTGATGTCGAGTGAGGCGCCGGCGGTTGCCTCCAGGAGGGAGCAGTTCCCCGACTGCTCCACAGTGCCGCCTCCGGTGACCTGTTCGCTGTACGTTCGGCGTCTCGTGAGGGAGACCCTTCGGGTGGAGGGGATGATCCTGGTCAGCGGGTGAAGGAGTCCGCCTCGCCCGGCTCGGTCTCCAGGGCCTGGCGGTCGAACCTCAGCATGCCGAGGAAGAACAGGCCGCCGAGCAGGAGGAGGCCCACCACGATCACCACGGAGACGAAGGCCTCCTTCGGGCTGACCAGAACGAACAACGCGATGAGCGTCCACAGCAGTGCGCAGATGGCGACCGGCAGTTCGAAGCGTCCCAGGTCGAAGGCGCCCTTCTTGCGGCTCAGGCGTCCGCGCACCGTCAGGTAGAGCACGATGGTCGAGCCGTAGGTGAGCGCGGGGAGGATGGTCGAGGCCGTGATCAGCTTCAGCAGCGCGGCTCCCGGCAGTGCGACCATCAGG is a window from the Streptomyces sp. NBC_01244 genome containing:
- a CDS encoding alpha/beta fold hydrolase, producing MGSRHHDLSMIEGPGAPESCADAPPAPYTMAGLAGDLAGLMDHLGIRRAAVVGYSLGSFTAELRARTRPDLVGALVLMAGAGPLTGVVDAVIDAEAELVGLLGHLPPAFAALQTLQTLPSTLPPLVLRDDAGEVAAWRELLGGQEAVWASRPEKQGRPRLPTSGSAMRTAWLSSRGSEPARWRWRSSTTCTSALDGRRSRPAAAARGTGGRRGRGAGRRADSRGGDRRGPPAVPGEGLMSSEAPAVASRREQFPDCSTVPPPVTCSLYVRRLVRETLRVEGMILVSG